Proteins from a genomic interval of Oncorhynchus kisutch isolate 150728-3 linkage group LG28, Okis_V2, whole genome shotgun sequence:
- the LOC109872720 gene encoding GDNF family receptor alpha-4-like codes for MSARTKCLRSPQLPDLSYLMPCMMIVLGILLNVLSHGSVLAGSIDCLEAERGCVQDEGCMGVYRVLEYCAAEEAVSPLGPDARRECLEAQSALQHYHPLQACKCQRGSRREELCLRVYWTVRFAVYDENEVSPYEDLEVEFVRHIEMSRMASIMAASSLPLDGQNQCLKAAQDCGLYEKCGSLRSEYVVSCTKRPPGSDGSCNRQKCHRALRRFLERVPEEYSFALLFCPCSDALCGERRRKTIVPSCSYEERDGKPNCLSLQGYCARDKLCRSRLADFQHNCQPSSHSPSGCMRESGAVCLKAYAGLIGTIMTPNYVNNISMDVSQWCSCEGSGNQWQDCLRVLHMFDSNVCLRNAISYLGGSSPRPVESTTLPPRRHASATPSPHIFQDKINVNVNVLSERNSVEDTEEEEEEESQEFNVIPQYSEKEKSSVGSGARGGHRGAAGQTVPMLPLLLLLLPAAMLGWGCQC; via the exons GTAGTGTGCTGGCTGGCTCTATAGACTGTCTGGAGGCGGAGCGGGGCTGTGTGCAGGAtgagggctgtatgggggtgtACAGGGTGCTAGAGTACTGTGCTGCTGAGGAGGCTGTTTCGCCCCTGGGCCCAGACGCCCGACGTGAGTGCCTGGAGGCCCAGAGCGCCCTGCAGCACTACCACCCCCTCCAGGCCTGCAAGTGTCAGCGCGGCTCCCGCCGGGAGGAGCTCTGCCTCAGGGTCTACTGGACCGTCAGATTCGCTG TGTACGATGAGAACGAGGTGTCTCCGTATGAGGATCTGGAGGTAGAGTTTGTGAGGCACATAGAGATGTCACGCATGGCCTCCATCATGGCAG cttCCTCTCTGCCTCTGGATGGGCAGAACCAGTGTTTGAAGGCAGCCCAGGACTGTGGTCTGTATGAGAAGTGTGGTTCTCTGAGGTCGGAGTATGTTGTGTCCTGCACCAAGCGGCCACCGGGCTCCGATGGCAGCTGTAACAGACAGAAGTGCCACCGAGCGCTGCGACGCTTCCTGGAGCGGGTACCAGAGGAGTACAGCTTTGCCCTGCTCTTCTGCCCCTGTTCCGATGCCCTCTGTGGGGAGCGCCGGCGGAAGACCATCGTACCCTCGTGTTCCTATGAGGAGAGAGACGGCAAGCCCAACTGCCTCAGCCTGCAGGGCTACTGTGCCAGGGACAAGCTGTGTAG atcTCGGCTGGCTGATTTCCAGCACAACTGCCAGCCCTCGTCCCATTCTCCCTCTGGCTGCATGAGAGAGAGTGGTGCCGTCTGCCTTAAGGCCTACGCGGGACTCATAG gcaccatcatgacccccaactaCGTGAACAATATCAGTATGGACGTTTCCCAGTGGTGCAGCTGTGAGGGAAGTGGGAACCAGTGGCAGGACTGTCTGCGCGTCCTGCACATGTTTGACAGCAACGTCTGTCTGC GTAATGCTATCAGTTATTTGGGTGGCTCTTCCCCTCGCCCTGTGGAGAGCACTACTCTGCCACCTCGTCGCCACGCATCTgccaccccctccccccacatcTTTCAGGACAAGATCAATGTCAACGTCAACGTTTTATCAGAACGCAACAGT gtggaaGACactgaagaggaagaagaggaggaaagtcAGGAATTCAACGTTATCCCTCAATATTCTGAGAAGGAGAAGTCTAGTGTGGGCTCCGGGGCCCGAGGGGGCCATAGAGGAGCGGCAGGCCAAACAGTACCCATGctgcctctgctgctgctgctgctgcccgctGCCATGCTGGGCTGGGGGTGTCAGTGTTaa